In Penicillium psychrofluorescens genome assembly, chromosome: 5, a single window of DNA contains:
- a CDS encoding uncharacterized protein (ID:PFLUO_007279-T1.cds;~source:funannotate) — protein sequence MEGTTGPTLTHGAAPTYSAVVTLAATIVYTCSVHASVVASESVEALAEHLPVALKLDLIASALAIIALMIPKISIALLLNRILNPNRPMKIFILSTSIVALVMGVIAVIIEFVQCDPVPGQWDPERYHPTCWSANIQMDYSYVVGSWSAALDFLYAAYPASVILKLNLPTSRKIEITILMGLGIVSGSVAIYKTSLFHLFMLRKNIPQEALYVMSQLSMWTIIETNITIIAACIPLTSPVWRIVKRHAAIYLNKMGFEIRSTTTGSGSRRAGQGYREFSRGTDKKMTSCSANGMHSQDHSQLSEDRSRIYIQHDFEVDQTGAVHDSDTIPLSHLRDLP from the exons ATGGAGGGAACCACAGGCCCTACGCTGACCCACGGCGCCGCCCCGACATACTCGGCG GTGGTGACTCTGGCTGCTACGATTGTGTACACTTGTTCAGTCCATGCCAGTGTCGTAGCCTCCGAAAGTGTAGAAGCCTTGGCCGAGCATCTGCCCGTTGCGCTCAAGTTGGATCTCATCGCCAGCGCCCTTGCGATCATCGCCCTCATGATCCCAAAGATTTCCATTGCCCTCCTGCTCAATCGCatcctcaaccccaaccgACCGATGAAGATCTTCATTCTGTCGACGTCCATTGTGGCCTTGGTGATGGGGGTCATCGCCGTGATCATCGAGTTTGTGCAGTGTGACCCCGTCCCCGGCCAATGGGACCCCGAACGATACCATCCTACTTGTTGGAGTGCGAACATCCAGATGGATTATTCCTACGTCGTTGGTT CATGGTCGGCCGCGCTGGACTTTCTCTATGCGGCCTATCCCGCCTCGGTCATCTTGAAACTGAATTTGCCCACATCGCGGAAGATTGAAATTACCATCTTGATGGGGCTGGGCATCGTGTCCGGATCGGTGGCCATCTACAAGACCAGTCTCTTTCACCTCTTCATGCTCCGCAAAAACATCCCGCAAGAAGCGCTCTATGTGATGAGCCAGCTGAGCATGTGGACGATTATCGAAACCAACATCACTATCATTGCCGCCTGCATCCCGCTGACCTCACCGGTCTGGCGAATTGTCAAGCGGCATGCAGCTATCTACCTGAACAAGATGGGGTTCGAGATTcgctccaccaccaccggcagcggCTCGCGTCGTGCTGGTCAAGGTTACCGCGAGTTTTCTAGGGGAACCGATAAGAAAATGACATCTTGCAGCGCCAATGGAATGCACAGCCAAGATCATAGCCAATTAAGCGAAGACCGCAGTCGCATCTACATACAACATGATTTCGAGGTTGATCAAACCGGTGCAGTCCATGATTCGGACACCATTCCGCTTTCCCATTTACGAGACTTGCCTTGA